GGACCGGTGCAATGCAGGGGAGAGGGCCTGAGAGGCAGAGGCCAAGGAACAAGGCCCAAGGGCTTGGAACTAGAAGGGTGGATCCAGGCAGGTAGGGGAGAAGACTGGATGTGGTCAGGAAGAGGGGTTAGGGGAGCAGAGGAATGGCGAGGCACTGAGGGACATACCAGAGCCACACGTGGGCCGTGGAGTggcagaaagacacacacacacccccccgaGATGCGGCAGGTCCTCGGCAAATACACAGAATCAATGCCATGGGCTTGGGCTACGGGGAGCCCCTGCCAGTGGGAACGGCAGGGACAGCTCAAGGGGACAGGGAAAGCAACAGACAGTCTTCTGCAAGTACAACCCTGAcccagagaaaggaaacaggaaCATTATTCccacaggcagggagccccaggcacACTCTGCAGGGGAAGTCAGGCAGAGTAAGAAGTTCCCCAGGAGAGAAGTATGGGGCCAGGGCCCAGCACTCCCAGAAGCAGACTGTCAGCAGTGGGCAGGTCCCTGTATTCAAAAGAGAACCCCGAAATGCTTTGTTTCTTGATTGTTCCAATACCAACGATACGCTCATCTTGCTCTCTGGTTGTAAGATGTCACAACTGAGGGAAGCTGGATAAAGAGAACACTAGACgtctctgttatttcttttttcttcttaagagttatttgagagagagagagagagagcgcgcgcacacgCACATACACGCATGAGTGCActcaatgggggggggggagcgaaGCAGACCCctcgctgagcacggagcccaacaagggggctcaatctcatcacccATGACTACATGACCTGAGCttgaaccaagagtcagacatttaactgactgagccatccaggtgcccctgttctttcTTATGGGTTCAAGTGAATCTATAATAATCTTGAAATtaatagtttaagaaaaaagggggagagcTCCCAGGGGGAGACTAGGCAGGCCGGTCCCCTGCAGCCCTGCCACCGCCTCCCCTCATGAATATCCGAAGTTCCCACTCCCTGGGTCTCCTACCCATCTGGAACAGGGGACCTGCAGGCATTTGGATCCTAGGGACCAGACTATGAAAACTAACAGGCACATATGACATAAAGGCTTTCCCGATTGTCCCGCCCAGTTTAAAGCAGCTACTCCGCCCACACAAGGTTGGGTAAGGGTTAATCTGCCTTCCACCTGAGTGCGGATTAGGGAGAAGGCTCACACAAGAGGAGGTCAGcgtcagaaaatattttctgagtcaCAGGGAGGCTCACTCTGGCCGCCCACTTCAGCTACTACTCATCGCCCTGCATAAAGGGCATGACTGCTCAGAGGGCATTCATCAGAGAATcgtgggctccccagaggaagctgTAGGCGGGGACAGTCACGCTGGGGCTGCTCCCCCGCCCACAGGCTTAATAAGTCATGGAGGGGATGGACCACTCCACACGCCCTCGCAGGTTCTTGCCCTGCTGCCAGAGAGCCAAAAATACCACCACCTCCCTTCCAGTTGAGACCTGGTTTTCCCACCAAAAGCAGGGCCATGgtgagctgcaggcaggtatCCTAGAACTTGAAGTCACGGAAGGAGCAGAACTcagcctgcccccctcctcctatTTATCAATTTCCCAAAAACTCTATTTCTGCCTATTTGTCAATTTCCCCAAAAGCCTGTTTCTGACTGTAGGCATTTCCCAGTGTGGGTGGTTGTGGCTGTCCCTACTTCCTCCCACAGACGCCCCCACCTCCAAGAAACCACCCATACCTTCCCCAGGGCAAAACCAGGAGCCCCTCCCTCCAGGACCACCTCAGCTGACAGCCATCTCTGCGGTGGCAGCGTAACTGCCGAACTTTTGTGTTTATAGATCACCTACTTCCCTACATTTATAAGTTTCCTGGGGATGGGAATACCATCTACTGCCCTCTGCATCCGCAGGGACACTAAGTATCCGGTAGGTGCCGGCAGAATGAATGGATCCATGAACAAACAGGCCCCGTCATTTCACGCAGGCAGTCAAATGATAATCCGATCTTCTGAAAAGTTAACTTACGAAGCTGTCCGTTTTCTTAACGTGTTCATCACTGAATCGTCACAAAACGAAGCCTCCTAAAAGGACTGCCCCTCCCTCTTCATGAGAAAGCAAACTTCCTCCTCAGCAGGGATACAGAAAATTAACAGACTTcactacaaagctgtagcaaGAGCGTTGCTTGCCACTGCAGGGAGCTGAAGACTTTGCGGGGCCCACCTGCCCACTGGCCTGGCAGTGGACAGCCACACCAGGAAAAGGCCTGTGACGCCAGGCAGAACGATGCCCTCCCCTGCCAACCGGGGGGCCTGGCCGGTGAGGGAAAGACACTCTGTAGTTCAGAACCACCGACCCCTAGAAAGCCCGGTCCCGCCAGGTCCAACACAGAAGGCCTTATTTACAACAGGCACGAACCGCCGCAGCCTTGCTCTGCTCCAAGTTAAAAACGGTGATGATGGATGGGGATGATGCGGCTGCCTGGATGAACTTTCACCTGGGTATCCAGAGCCTGGACAGTGGGTCCCGGGGCGTTTCTTCACCCTCCCAGGACTCCGCAACGCCGACCAGGGGGGGATGCACAAATGTCGCACGCAGCCTCACAGGCCTCACCGCCCTGTCCTCCTCCTGAACGCTTCCCAACACGGAAAGTCAAGTTCATGCAGAAACCTGCCTCCACATGCTCGTAGCAGCTTTATCCCTAACCACCACCCCCTACCTGCAAGCATCCCCATCCCGCGCGCGCGCTGCGGCCCAACACCACTGGCCAGCAcaacatggaaatgaaaagatgGGGCTGGACACGGCCTTCCCATACCCACGGCAACACGGCTCTGCGCAGCCGAAGCAGCCAGAATCAAAGGCTGCCAGCTGCTGATTCCGTTTATCggactttctggaaaaggcatAGGGACAGAGAGAGCGGCGGCACCCGGCAGCAAAGAGGCGAGCTAGCTGGCGGCAAGGGGCGGCCGGCCTCTGCTGTCTGCTGGGGATGCATCTGTCAAAACTCCCAGAGCCGCGCTGGGCTAAAGAGTGACCGTGCTGCCTGCAAGCtgaggatgaaaaaaaataataataataaaaataacaataataattcgGTTTTAAAGAATGCGCCGGCCAGCCAACGGGCGCGTGCGGAGCGCTGTCACTAGGGCGGAGCGGCGGGGGCCGGCGGGACGGTTGGAGTTTTGAAGGTTCTCCCCAGTTTCGTCACCTCGGACGTCGGTCTTCCCGCCTTGCGCAGGGCTCGGGCGGCCGGACGGACGgacacgcgcgcgcacacgcacagacacacgGACACACGGGCGCTGCCCGCCGGAAAAGCCAGGGCCCGGGCTCGACCTCGCCTCCGGCCGCAGGAggagcaaaaatagaaaaactccGGCGCGCGCGGCGGGCTGGAAGCCGCGAAACCCCGCGGCGGCGGAGGGCGGGGGCCGCCGACCccgaccccgcccccgcccccggccgccggcGCTCCCCAAAACCTGACACCCCCGGAGCGCGCGAGGGCCGCGGCGCGCGGGCTCCCCCGCCGGGCGCCCCGAGGCCCCGGCCCGTCCCCGCCGCGGGTCCCCGGCTCCGCAGcccggcgccccccgcgcccgcgcccgccccgccccgcaaaCGGCCCTCGGGCGGGGGCTCCGCGGGACCCGGCGGGGGCGGCACTCACGTAGACCGGCAGCGGCCACGGGTAGACGGCGGGCTCGGCCCCCACGGGCGACTTGAGCCTCAGCTCCAGCTTCTCCCCCATGTCGGCGCGCGCGGCCGCCGCACCATGCTAGTCGggcggctgggggaggggcgcggcgccgccggcggggggcggggcggcgggcggaggagggcgggcggagcgcgggagggcgggaggctgaggggagggggctggcctgggcctcggccgcgccgccgccgccgccgccgccgccgccgccgccgcgctcccgTCCGGCCCCCGGCTCCTCTTTGTGGTCACAGGCCCGGGGCCTCCAGCGCCGCCGCCATCTTGGGCCGGCGTGAGGCGAGCACAATGAGCCGGGGGCCGGGCCGAACCATTCGCCGCGCGCGCGCGGGGGGGGCCGGCGCGAGGAGGCGGCGCGCGCCCGctgccccgcccgccgcgccgcgcgcgcccccccccgccgcccgccccgtgGGCTCGcccgcacgcacgcacgcacgcacgtcCTCGGCTGCCCTcggccgcccccgccggcccgaCGCGGGGACCCGGGGAGACCCCGCGGGCCGGGGATGACAGGCTCGAGCCCCGCCCCGGAGGAGCGGGGGCCCCTCCCTCCGCGCGCCCGGGGCCGCCGCGACTCCCGCCGGGCCGGGACGCCCGCCGCGCGCGCTGGACGGAGGAGCGTGTGCGGGGGGCGCCGGGTTGCCGCTCGCTCGGTGCGGCGGCCTCCGGGCCCCGGCTGCGGCGTCGGCTCTTCCCTGCGGATTTTCTGGCTGGACGTGAACACGACTCAAGTCCCTCAAATAGCAGTATGTGCGGGTGTATAATACGGAGCTGTGCGTTTGTGCGTGTGCGCCATGTGCGGTGCAGGTGTCTGCTCACAGGCGTGCGCGTGTCGCGCCCGTGTGTACCTATGTTATCCGTGCAAGCCTGTACACACAGCGCGTGCCATGCCTGCTCAcctgtatgtgtgcacacatctACGTATGCACCTGCGTGCCGTGCATGCCTGTGCCTGTTGTGTACGTGTGCATATGTCTGCACATGTGCATTGCATGTTTTATGCGTGTGGGTGTGTTGCACGTGTATACAGGCCGCATGCACACCTATacgtctttgtgtgtgtgtgtgtagacgtGCACGCACAGACTTTCTACGGATTCTCGCGTGTCTGGAGAACCCTGATACACCTGTTATAATGGAGCCCCCGCTATGTGTCAGCAAGGGAGCCACACACACCTGCCCCTTCGGTACCTCCCTGAGGTGTCACAGCTTCCCAGGAGCGCAGGTGATGGTGTCCGTTCTTGCCAGGTGAGGAGCCTGAGGCgcagtgacctgcccaaggtcaggcAGGTGGAAGGTAGAGCTCTGACAACGCCGCAGTACCGCAGTGGCCGCCCgatgcagagggaaagaggcGAGGTCCGAAAGACCAGCTGCAGTAGCTTCCATTTATTGGAAGCTCTAGACCAAGGCCAGGTAACCGAGGGCATTAGAAGTCAGGACAGTGGTTACCCCAGGGGTCAGAGGGGTTACGAAGGGACATTCACCTGTGAGAAGGTATCTGTCCTGCACTTTATGTAGGTCTG
The nucleotide sequence above comes from Canis aureus isolate CA01 chromosome 19, VMU_Caureus_v.1.0, whole genome shotgun sequence. Encoded proteins:
- the LOC144290939 gene encoding uncharacterized protein LOC144290939 → MTGSSPAPEERGPLPPRARGRRDSRRAGTPAARAGRRSVCGGRRVAARSVRRPPGPGCGVGSSLRIFWLDVNTTQVPQIAVRSLRRSDLPKVRQVEGRALTTPQYRSGRPMQRERGEVRKTSCSSFHLLEALDQGQNLPGPHRQGGAAEYALHLLRTHRIPILAHPSLPADFGCWEHSSPDSGWKPMPSQSSRPRKGSKR